attaaacaaaaaaccatAGTAAGATGTTTAATTATAGTTAAAATAAGACACTGTGTATTCTTAAACATAAGCCAAATTTTAGATAATAGATACATAGAGTAGAGTTAGAAGgttgttttaaaattgtaatcaatatattttcggATCATAGTAAATCTAGAAATagtttaacaaaataaaaattacaaaataatattgcactcgggttaaaatatattgcactTAAGCATCCGGATCATCCACCTTGGGAGCCAAATAATATCGAATATATCCATAGTCCTCAATGGGATACTCCACCAAAAGCGGAACATCGGCCGCCATGCCAATCTTCACCTTCTCCGACAGCGGCGTTGCCCGCGTAAAAGTTGATAAATAACGTCCGGCAAATGAAAGCGTAACTGGCTCCTCGACAGTGAGATCAACATCCCCCTTGGACGTCTGcgataatttaatatttgccgAACCCATTTCGCCGCTGGCCGAGAATTTGATGCCATCCTTAGAGCAGGCGATGACTACGGATTCGCTGAAGCTGGTCATATCCCGGCAGATGCGGGCAAATTCAATTGCGGGCATGATGACAACACAAGAGTAATCCGTTTCTGGAATGCCGAGATGTTCTTGATCCAAGTTCAAGAGACGCAGTTCGTAATCAGCAGTGCGTTCCTTGCCAGCTGACTCAAAGCTTAGCTGCACTTTATCCGCTTTGTCTGGGGCACTGATAGTGACAGCATCGTCTCCACTGGCGCATTTTAGAACCTTCGATAGAGATTTAAGATCCAGACCCAAGGAGATATTGCGATCACAGCGATACTTCTCAAAGCAATCATTTTGTAGCAACATTGATACGAGCGAAACATGTGAATTATCCATTGCTTGCAACTAAAAGATACACatattgtttacatttgagATAATTGTGCTTTAAGATACTTTCTAGCTTACTTGAATCCCAGAGTCGCTGCAGTCCAATGTGCTCTGACTGAGAATCTCTCGAAGTGCATCAACAATCTTTTTTAGCAGCGTTGTGCTGCCTAGACGTGCCTCAAACATTATTCCGACTTTACTGGGAACTAAGCAACAAACTTAGTTTACAGTATTTCACAATATACATGTATGTCAAAACTCAGGAAATAACTTAACATGCTGATCAACTACGAAATGCCCTGTAATCAACTGAGGCTAGTTCATTGAAGCCTGGTAACGAAGATTATTGAATGGCATGGAGCTGGCTAcgtataaaaattcaattttaagcCATTATATTCACCAGATCTATTAAActttacaataaaattgatataagaataaataaaacagtCGATCATCCTCTTTGCTGTTTTGAAATACATATCAGTAGTGTGACCAAAGGCtgttaatcaaaatatactacgCTGCATTAATACTAATTGCAAAAGGAGGAAAATGGTTGcaaaagttatatatattttattaaattggtaAACACACAAATCTAATATTTTAAGTCtcaaattcattaaatattaatataatttaatatacctctagattgtttttatgaattaatgcttaaattttttgtcataaatAATGAGGTTCATAAATGTACCGAAGTAACTGAAATTTAACAGTGTACCCAGAAAATGTACCATGCTAGCTATGCTGTTAATGCATTGCATCTGGCGATGTTAAAGCGAGCTGTTGCTATTGATTTCGCATGCTATCGATATTAGTACCGCAGCGAACAGCTGTTGCAGAAGATAATCACaagattgtttttgttggcgtTTTCCAATTTTCTTCATTTGTAACTAAATTAATCACAAGCATACAAATGTCTACCGCGACAAATGAAACAAACTGAAAATGCttaaatagcaacagcaattgcactAAACACTGCAATCATGGCAACTGATGAACAGGAGCAGCAAACTGATGAAATTGCGACTCCAGCAAACGTCGAACAACAAATTGACGATTGGCGTTTATGGTGTCGACTTTGTGCTAAGAATGATGTGGAGGGTAACATCAATGTGTTCCTCAAGAGTGAACAGACAGCACCTGGCGACATGGCGTTGGCCACAGCAATTGGCAAATACTTTTGGGTTAATGTGAGTTTGTATTAAAAAGGAATTAAAAGATTACTAAATTGGGATGCTTTATAGATCACACGCAACGAGGAACTGCCGGAGATGATTTGCAGCGAGTGCTTGTCGCTGGTCACGTCGCTGGTAAACTTCTCGGAACGAATAACGCGCGTGCAAAAGCTTTATTGCATACTGCAGAGCACGGCCAAGGAATCCATTAATCTGCTGGAGTTGCGCGCCAAGTTTGGTTTGCTAGAGACCAGGAGCAGGAAGAGCAGACCGAAACGTTGACAGAGGTGCACTATGTGGAAGAGAAGCCCAAGCTCAATGAGCTGGAGGAGGCGACGTTAGAGTTGGAAAATCCGCTCACGCCGTGCAGAGGAAACGTGGATAAATTGGAGCTAAATGATGGAGATctggagcaggaggaggaagGCAGAGATGCTGCAGAGGATGCAGTAGAGGACGAAGAGCCGGCAGAGGAATATGAAGAAGCCAGCACTGAGTTGCTGTTGAATCTTTGTGAGGCATTTAGTAACGCGGATAGCGACGAGAGCAGCTCAAGCGTCAAGCAGCAGTCTGGCAAACTCAAAGATGCCCCCAAAACACATCAGTGCAGCGAGTGCACACGCAGCTACGCCTTGCCACAAACGTTGCAGCGACACATGCGGCAAGAGCACGCAAAGAGCGAGCGGGAATCGAAGCTGCTGCCTTGCGAACAATGCGACAAGATGTTTCGCTCGCATTATCAGCTCCAGCGGCATATGCAACAGCATCTGCCGATGCCCAAGCGCAAGCTCTATCCCTGCCCCAGTTGTGGCAAGAAGTTCACCACGAATGCGTCGGCACAATCACATGCCCAGTACATGCATCAAGAGGAGCGTCCGCGTCCAGTGATCTGTGAACAATGCGGCATTGCGGTGCATTCGTTGAATGCGCTCAAGGAGCATCTGCTCAGCCATACGGACTATGCGCCCTACGAGTGCGAGGTGTGCAAAAAGTGCTTCAAGAGCGTCAGTCGATTGAAGCATCACAAGGAGACGCATGATCCGCATAAGTACATTTGTCCCGAGTGCGGCATGCAACTGAATTCGCGTCCCACGTTGAATCGTCATCGTCTCGTGCACACGGATCAAATGCAGCACAAGTGTGATTATTGTGGGCGAGAATTCAAACGTGCCAAGGCGCTGAAGAATCATCTCATCCTGCACACTGGTCTGAAGCCGTACTCTTGTGACTTTTGTGATCGCACATTTGCCAATGGCTCCAATTGTCGCACGCACAAGAAGAAGGCGCATCCCGAGGAGTTGGCCGCCCAGGAGGCAGCTGGAGGTGGCAAGAGTTACAACCGCAACATACCCAAGCTGGAGGCACTGAAGGCATTGTAAGTGTGGCATGCATTTTGTggaaaaatgtattaatatattggTTTTGTGCCTTCTCCGTCTGTATTTCTATTTACGTGCTTGTATCTAAGAAACTATATATAGTTTCTAattgtttctattttcattACTTAGATCGAGactaacattttttttgttttggttgtcATCACAATCTAGAGATTGAAGTATTCTGATTAGCTATACTGCgtttaatttatagttttcactaatataatttaaaattttatattatacgTTTGGGTTGTTGGGTTTGGGTTTTAGGCAGACAAAATGCagttcaaatttgtattataaattttttttaaatttgagcTTTGTTTATAGTGATTTTGAAAAGCGTAAATATTGAGAATATTGGCAaatgaaactttaatttaagcaactcatctaaaaaaaagttagtaaacaaaacacaaaataaaacattctcatatgtacatattttaaaaatgattaaaacaACATTAccttaaacaaatataaaaaaatttaaaactatttagtaaatatttagaatatttttgacattttgatAGCACATATGTACTTAAGttcagaaaaaaataatattgtccCGATTCCTCACGAAGTTTGAAGATTGGCCTAAACATTAATCaaacttaaaattataaaaattttagaaatgcAAAGTGATCTTAATAAAAGCGTAATATTCGGCAGGAGTTCTTTTACAacatataaaattaatgttaatcaAGATAACTTAAAAttcatcttttaaaatatgtttagaacaaaatattatttttaatttttagaaaattttgtaaagtttttaaattaagttcttttacaaatttataatgcatttaaaatgtcatTAATTTACATGccaatatatttcttttacagCACCAAGAACAAGGACAACTTGTCGCCGGTGGCCACGAAGCAGAGCGGctgctttgcctttggcaaGAAGCCcaagatgcagcagcagctgctcaaaACCGAAGCTGCCACAGTGCTGCAACCCGTCCAAactgcggcagctgcagcagcagcagttgcaaccgTCATAAACACGATACCCACCATCGAGAACATTTACAATCACATTATGAAGCAGACGCCCGATATGCCGACccaggagcaacaacaacagcagcaattggtGTTGTCGAGTGATGGCAGCGCCACCATAATGAGTGTCCAAGAGGAGCAACAGGAGCTGGCGGAGCATTCAAATGCCGCCACACAAATGTTTTCTTACTAGAAACAAAGGTTTTCTTAGATAAAagaatttattcttatttgacattttgttttacGGCATTTGAGCACACAAATCCATTAGAGCTGGTGTGAAAAGTCTTGAGTCCCAATTAGATAGAACTTCTAATGAgacattttgtaatatttaattgcactCCAATCGGttatgcaaaaaaatataaccgGTTATTGGATACTCATGCGTTTCTACTAGATGTGAATGCTTGCCTATACGATTTTGAAGGCGCGCAATTTGAATGTGTCACTCCAATTGGAGTTCAGGGACTGCGCATGTTTTGACAAGGCAACCCCCGTTATCCGTTTTACGcttgcttttctttcttttcttattggGGGTAGCGCCAAGTGGCCAATATATCCTTTCTGAAGGAATTTAGTTCAGTTGACAGCGTGTGCGCTTCCTCGTGTCTGCTCCAAATGGGAATTTGTTGTAAATTCACTTACgaaaaacaactaaaagaaaaattgtatAGATTTTTTTGTGGCATAGTATGCTAAACTATGCGAATTTTGTGTTAATGGTGcgaaaatgcattaattaaagtgtgtacaaaaacaaaactttcaaTAACCCGAATTTTACTTTTGTGTTTCGagcagaaaatcaaaaaagcccaacaaaaaaaaatcgatttcTCACCAATGACAACAAAGTGGATTAAATACCGCAACTGAAAAGCATGCAGCACAATTAAAAAACAGTGTCTATGCTAAGAGCACTCAGCTCTAAGCCctaaataaaagttataaacAAATCCCCTAAAATCGTTTCAACAAATGCACAGAAAAGATCAAACATCATAAAAAGAGAGCAGCAAGTCGCAGCAAAAAGCCGCACACATTGTAAGTAAATGTTAAATGGTCAAAAAGATACTACgtctaaattaaataataaaataaaggcGTGTGCAAGCTAAATAGCTAAGATGTAGTTGTAGTAGttcattttgtttaaacaattttgcagcagctgcttttgtttgccagcCCTGGTATGAGTGTAAATGGTCCGCTAACAGTGCCATTTTGAGTCAGTAACAGTGCCATATTGAGTTTATGCTGCTGTTAAGCGTTTAACATAagtccacaaaaaaaaaataccccaaaaacaaaacgcaacaacaacgcgtCGGGTTCGCGgtgcaaaataaatggaaaagtGCGATTTGCAACGAAATTTGCGTGGAATTTTCAAACAATAAACGGTCAGTGTTAATTAAAGAAGTCTGTATGGTTATTAAAcgtttgtggttgttgtttttatcgTAAACAGCGAGGTGCCGCTGCCCGCTGCCGCAGTCGGCGtttttcacttgtttttaCGCACGTACGCGTAAGATATacgcgtgtgtatgtgtgttgatACGAGTAtgtgtagtagtagtagtgcATACTATGTGAGTATATCAAAGAAAATCGATGCGCTAGTAAGATTTTGGGTATTAAATGTgcatttaaacaattaaattgcgTTGGCATGCAGAGCAAACGCCAGTGCTCCAAGCAAAGATTAACATGTGTGGCCAGTTAACATAGTTGTCTTTATTgtctgtcgttgttgttggttactgttgctgttatgattgttgttactcttgtgattgttgttgctgctgttgttgttcaacGAACGGGTCCAGACGTAAGGCGTAGGCGGGCCTGAAACGCAGCCAGTTTATCtcttacaacaacaacacagctcAGCTATaactacaacgacaactacaactacaacgtcaacgacaaccataacaacaacaagaaaccaGCGCGCGCCAGTCGAAAGTTGAAGCAACAGTGCATTCTAATTGGACTCAGTTCGCCCCTTTCGCTTTACTGCTCCCTCTCCCATGCGCCAAAACGAATAACCACAATAACCGAAAACTGCAGCAGGCAGAAAACTAAGAAAACAGGGCtgcaaacaaaagttttgtgaCTTAGCACGACTTACCATCTGCACTATATGCGTGTAGttgtgtattggtgtgtgttagtgtgcgTTTGTGTTAGTATTTGTGTAAGCCGCGAACCGCATTATCCTTTTGGCTTGACCTAAATTACagtaagttatttttatttttcatttttttctactACAATTTCTTTGGCTGCGTCTTTTGTCTGAACTTTATTGAAGCTGCAACAGCACCTCTGCCTCCCTCCTCCAGCCCTGGTATGcttttttgtgctgttgttaTCATTTAATGTGCGGCCAGTTAATTGTCCCCTCCCACTTACCACGGCCCCCGCGCTTGAAAATAACTTTTCTGTGCTGTCGCCTTCAACTATTTTATCAGCTGAaagttcttcttgttgtttttcattcattcttttCGAAATTGTTTGCTACTctcatttttgaaattaaaattcttggCCCATCTTAACCTTCATCTTGTCTCCCGCTCTCTTTCACACCCttgctctctctatctctctctctctttttcgctCCTTGACTCATTAGTTGGCAATTATGAGACTGTCAAAAGTAAGAATTTCCTTATTGAAATTGCTTCGTACACAGTCCTCAGGAATCAATAGGATTTCCTAGAGTTTTGCTCATTTTCCCCATTTCCTCTTTGTTGCTCCTACTTAAAATTTTCGGCAGCCAAACTGAGTGATTTTCCGGGATAGAATCGGGTTGCTTATGGAGGGCACTTTAATTAGTTGCTAGGCAATTTTTCaaagatttattttgaattgttaAACTGTTGCCTCGACTCGGAATACTCACAAGGGTTGC
This window of the Drosophila albomicans strain 15112-1751.03 chromosome 2L, ASM965048v2, whole genome shotgun sequence genome carries:
- the LOC117564095 gene encoding LOW QUALITY PROTEIN: zinc finger protein weckle (The sequence of the model RefSeq protein was modified relative to this genomic sequence to represent the inferred CDS: deleted 2 bases in 1 codon), with translation MATDEQEQQTDEIATPANVEQQIDDWRLWCRLCAKNDVEGNINVFLKSEQTAPGDMALATAIGKYFWVNITRNEELPEMICSECLSLVTSLVNFSERITRVQKLYCILQSTAKESINLLELRAKFGLLEQEQEEQTETLTEVHYVEEKPKLNELEEATLELENPLTPCRGNVDKLELNDGDLEQEEEGRDAAEDAVEDEEPAEEYEEASTELLLNLCEAFSNADSDESSSSVKQQSGKLKDAPKTHQCSECTRSYALPQTLQRHMRQEHAKSERESKLLPCEQCDKMFRSHYQLQRHMQQHLPMPKRKLYPCPSCGKKFTTNASAQSHAQYMHQEERPRPVICEQCGIAVHSLNALKEHLLSHTDYAPYECEVCKKCFKSVSRLKHHKETHDPHKYICPECGMQLNSRPTLNRHRLVHTDQMQHKCDYCGREFKRAKALKNHLILHTGLKPYSCDFCDRTFANGSNCRTHKKKAHPEELAAQEAAGGGKSYNRNIPKLEALKAFTKNKDNLSPVATKQSGCFAFGKKPKMQQQLLKTEAATVLQPVQTAAAAAAAVATVINTIPTIENIYNHIMKQTPDMPTQEQQQQQQLVLSSDGSATIMSVQEEQQELAEHSNAATQMFSY
- the LOC117564252 gene encoding proliferating cell nuclear antigen 2; amino-acid sequence: MFEARLGSTTLLKKIVDALREILSQSTLDCSDSGIQLQAMDNSHVSLVSMLLQNDCFEKYRCDRNISLGLDLKSLSKVLKCASGDDAVTISAPDKADKVQLSFESAGKERTADYELRLLNLDQEHLGIPETDYSCVVIMPAIEFARICRDMTSFSESVVIACSKDGIKFSASGEMGSANIKLSQTSKGDVDLTVEEPVTLSFAGRYLSTFTRATPLSEKVKIGMAADVPLLVEYPIEDYGYIRYYLAPKVDDPDA